One window from the genome of Xiphophorus hellerii strain 12219 chromosome 16, Xiphophorus_hellerii-4.1, whole genome shotgun sequence encodes:
- the nr5a5 gene encoding nuclear receptor subfamily 5, group A, member 5, translating into MDIPGYYTQQPQPPAHFSGSHPEDLLTQEGSSTSQEQKTEADSRSESEESCPVCGDKVSGYHYGLLTCESCKGFFKRSVQNNKHYTCSEQQRCPMNLSQRKRCPFCRFQKCLAVGMRKEAVRADRMRGGRNKFGPLYRRDRQMKQQKANTDPYRIKMETRQTPGPQSPNDHQTSGPTSNTSSSAAFHLSHIMYPSGMEQSCQPMPLDCTMNNHRGLSPPSMPFRGLCCSFPEYSQDKGEPSFSCNPIPTHFSVHTFTPTRTPTSSPGSTPSSAPAISQAGTQTTPPPTTPSPNFLIQLLEGEQDEGQLCTKVLASLQREQANRGKHDCLNTFSIMCKIADQTLFGLVEWARNSNLFKELKVDDQMSLLQSCWSELLVLDHLCRQVTHGKEGCIYLVTGQQIDVSTIMSQAGPTLSSLVSRTQDLVFKLKALQFDRHEFVCLKYLVLFNPDVKSVQNRRQVEQTQERVNRALMEHTQQSHPGHSDKFGQLLLRLPEVRSISLQVEHYLYQRHLLGDLPCNSLLAEMLHAKHN; encoded by the exons ATGGACATACCTGGTTATTACACACAACAGCCCCAGCCTCCTGCCCATTTCTCTGGTAGCCATCCAGAGGATTTGTTAACCCAGGAGGGTTCATCAACAT CTCAGGAACAAAAGACTGAGGCAGACAGTCGGTCAGAGTCAGAGGAGAGCTGTCCGGTTTGTGGTGACAAGGTGTCAGGATACCACTATGGACTGCTTACCTGTGAGAGTTGCAAG GGCTTCTTCAAACGCTCAGTGCAGAATAACAAGCATTATACCTGTTCAGAGCAACAGCGCTGCCCAATGAACCTGTCCCAAAGAAAACGTTGTCCTTTCTGCCGCTTCCAGAAGTGTCTGGCTGTAGGCATGAGAAAAGAAG CTGTAAGAGCAGATCGTATGAGAGGTGGCAGGAATAAGTTTGGGCCTCTGTACAGACGCGACAGGCAGATGAAACAGCAAAAGGCAAACACAGATCCCTACaggattaaaatggaaacaaggCAAACGCCTGGTCCCCAATCTCCAAATGACCATCAAACAAGCGGCCCAACAAGCAATACATCATCTTCAGCTGCTTTTCATCTATCCCACATTATGTATCCGTCTGGGATGGAGCAAAGTTGTCAACCCATGCCTCTGGACTGTACCATGAACAATCATAGAGGGCTATCACCTCCATCCATGCCTTTCCGTGGACTTTGTTGTAGTTTCCCTGAATACTCACAGGATAAAGGGGAACCCAGCTTCAGCTGCAATCCCATTCCCACACACTTTTCAGTCCACACATTCACACCAACACGCACACCAACATCTTCCCCCGGCTCCACACCAAGCTCAGCACCTGCTATTTCCCAGGCTGGTACTCAGACAACACCTCCACCAACCACTCCTTCTCCCAACTTCCTTATCCAGCTCCTGGAGGGTGAACAAGATGAGGGTCAGCTATGCACCAAAGTCTTGGCTAGTCTGCAAAGAGAGCAGGCCAATCGAGGGAAGCATGACTGCCTAAATACATTCAGCATCATGTGCAAAATAGCTGACCAGACTCTGTTTGGACTTGTGGAGTGGGCCAGAAACAGCAATCTCTTTAAAGAGCTCAAG GTGGATGATCAGATGTCGCTGCTGCAAAGCTGTTGGAGTGAGCTGCTGGTCCTAGACCACCTCTGCAGACAAGTCACTCATGGAAAAGAAGGTTGTATTTATCTGGTCACAGGTCAACAG ATTGATGTGTCAACCATTATGTCCCAGGCTGGACCAACGTTAAGTAGTTTAGTATCAAGAACCCAAGACCTTGTTTTCAAACTTAAGGCACTCCAGTTTGACAGACACGAGTTTGTTTGTCTTAAATACCTTGTCCTGTTCAATCCAG ATGTGAAATCAGTCCAGAACCGCAGACAAGTAGAGCAAACCCAGGAGAGGGTGAACAGAGCTCTGATGGAACATACCCAGCAGAGCCACCCGGGACACTCGGACAAGTTTGGGCAGTTGCTTCTTCGGCTCCCAGAAGTGCGCAGCATTAGCTTGCAAGTTGAGCACTATTTGTACCAGCGTCACCTTCTTGGAGATTTACCCTGCAACTCTCTACTTGCGGAGATGCTGCACGCTAAGCACAACTAG
- the soul5 gene encoding heme-binding protein 2, translated as MICFSGLLGLLLVLNAEARVGDSSQLEFCNETEQCLLFDLICKNSVYEVRHYDSVKWVTTNYTTFSMEFMMVPAFWKLYKYITGENEASQNIPMTAPVLMGMPEKSILRMDVFTMSFLLPAEYQMDPPKPTNDDVYIQETPAMNVYVIDYDSYMNTLSDNKYSKKLSKALDSAKAQYRKGFHFAAGYDSPKPKKKRHCEVWYVVEGDPVCDPVLQPFA; from the exons AT GATTTGTTTTTCAGGTCTTCTGGGTCTTCTGCTGGTTCTAAATGCTGAGGCCAGAGTTGG AGACTCCTCCCAGCTGGAGTTCTGCAATGAGACAGAGCAGTGCCTGCTGTTTGACTTGATTTGCAAGAACTCCGTATATGAG gTGCGGCATTATGACTCTGTGAAATGGGTTACAACTAATTACACCACCTTCTCTATGGAATTTATGATGGTACCAGCGTTTTGGAAGTTATACAAGTACATCACCGGTGAAAATGAAGCAA GCCAAAACATCCCTATGACCGCTCCAGTTCTGATGGGAATGCCTGAAAAGAGCATTTTGAGGATGGATGTCTTCACAATGAGTTTCTTGCTGCCAGCAGAATATCAGATGGATCCACCAAAACCTACTAATGATGAT GTTTACATCCAAGAAACGCCTGCTATGAATGTCTATGTAATCGACTATGACTCCTACATGAACACCTTGTCTGACAATAAGTACTCCAAGAAACTGTCGAAAGCTCTTGACTCTGCCAAAGCACAGTACAGGAAAGGATTCCACTTCGCAGCTGGATATGACAG TCCAAAGCCCAAGAAAAAGAGACACTGTGAGGTGTGGTACGTTGTTGAGGGGGATCCAGTGTGTGATCCAGTTCTTCAACCATTTGCATAG